The Roseovarius sp. EL26 genome has a window encoding:
- a CDS encoding DUF5337 domain-containing protein encodes MTSDKTEAQKGRHVALVIAGTAVFWVLASLIGGVLGISHRMLALFDLVALAGFIWAFWMIFQIWRARQDKQG; translated from the coding sequence ATGACGAGCGACAAGACCGAAGCACAAAAGGGGCGACATGTGGCCCTAGTGATCGCTGGAACGGCGGTGTTTTGGGTTTTGGCGTCGTTGATCGGCGGAGTGCTGGGGATAAGCCATCGGATGCTGGCATTGTTCGATTTGGTGGCGTTGGCAGGGTTCATTTGGGCCTTTTGGATGATTTTTCAGATCTGGCGTGCGCGTCAGGACAAACAGGGGTAG